From Microlunatus capsulatus, a single genomic window includes:
- a CDS encoding nitrite/sulfite reductase, whose protein sequence is MSTETPASPRPAADRPAAATPARTTAARPAGKPRRTKGEGQWALGYREPLNANEQSKKDDNPLNVRARIENIYAHGGFASIDPGDLRGRFRWFGLYTQRKPGIDGGKTATLDPSELDDEFFMLRIRIDGGALTTDQLRVIGQISVDFARGTADVTDRQNVQLHWIRVEDVPEIWRRLEAVGLSTTEACGDCPRVILGSPVAGIAADEIIDPTPAIADIVERYIGDPQYSNLPRKFKTAITGHPLQDVVPEINDIAFVGVVHPEHGPGYDLWVGGGLSTNPMLAQRVGAWVPGEEVAEVWAAVCAVFRDYGYRRLRTRARIKFLVADWGVEKFRQVMEDEYLHRRLVDGPAPAVPTRSGDHVGVNEQKDGKFFVGLSAVAGRTSGSALLGLADVVEAHGSTRVRTTPMQKLLVLDVEADQVESLSQATEALGWSARPDAWRRSVMACTGIEFCKLAIVETKARAATVVDQLEARLGALDSPITVHLNGCPNSCARIQTADIGLKGQLVPGPGGEQVEGFQVHLGGGLGLDAGFGRKLRGHKVTADELPDYVERVARAFVADRADGERFAQWVARADEAVLV, encoded by the coding sequence ATGAGCACCGAGACCCCCGCCAGCCCGCGCCCCGCCGCTGACCGCCCCGCGGCCGCGACCCCCGCCCGCACCACCGCCGCCCGGCCGGCCGGCAAGCCCCGCCGCACCAAGGGCGAGGGCCAGTGGGCGCTGGGCTACCGCGAGCCGCTGAACGCCAACGAGCAGTCCAAGAAGGACGACAACCCGCTCAACGTGCGGGCGCGGATCGAGAACATCTACGCCCACGGCGGGTTCGCCTCCATCGACCCGGGCGACCTGCGCGGCCGCTTCCGCTGGTTCGGCCTCTACACCCAGCGCAAGCCCGGCATCGACGGCGGCAAGACGGCCACCCTCGACCCGTCGGAGCTGGATGACGAGTTCTTCATGCTCCGCATCCGCATCGACGGCGGCGCCCTGACCACCGACCAGCTGCGCGTCATAGGGCAGATCTCGGTCGACTTCGCCCGGGGCACCGCCGACGTCACCGACCGGCAGAACGTGCAGCTGCACTGGATCCGCGTCGAGGACGTGCCGGAGATCTGGCGCCGGCTGGAGGCCGTCGGGCTCAGCACCACCGAGGCCTGCGGCGACTGCCCCCGCGTCATCCTCGGCTCCCCCGTCGCCGGCATCGCCGCCGACGAGATCATCGACCCGACGCCGGCCATCGCCGACATCGTCGAGCGCTACATCGGCGACCCGCAGTACTCGAACCTGCCCCGCAAGTTCAAGACCGCGATCACCGGGCACCCGCTGCAGGACGTCGTCCCCGAGATCAACGACATCGCCTTCGTCGGCGTCGTCCACCCCGAGCACGGCCCCGGCTACGACCTGTGGGTCGGCGGCGGCCTGTCGACCAACCCGATGCTGGCCCAGCGCGTCGGCGCGTGGGTGCCCGGCGAGGAGGTCGCCGAGGTCTGGGCGGCCGTCTGCGCCGTCTTCCGCGACTACGGCTACCGGCGGCTGCGCACCCGGGCCCGGATCAAGTTCCTCGTCGCCGACTGGGGCGTGGAGAAGTTCCGCCAGGTGATGGAGGACGAGTACCTGCACCGCCGCCTCGTCGACGGCCCCGCCCCGGCGGTGCCCACCCGCTCCGGGGACCACGTCGGAGTCAACGAGCAGAAGGACGGCAAGTTCTTCGTCGGGCTGTCGGCTGTGGCCGGCCGGACCAGCGGCTCCGCCCTGCTCGGCCTGGCCGACGTCGTCGAGGCGCACGGCTCCACCCGCGTCCGCACCACGCCGATGCAGAAGCTGCTGGTGCTCGACGTCGAGGCCGACCAGGTCGAGTCGCTGTCGCAGGCCACCGAGGCGCTCGGCTGGTCGGCCCGGCCCGACGCCTGGCGCCGCTCGGTGATGGCCTGCACCGGCATCGAGTTCTGCAAGCTGGCCATCGTCGAGACCAAGGCGCGCGCCGCCACCGTCGTCGACCAGCTGGAGGCCCGGCTGGGGGCGCTGGACTCCCCCATCACCGTCCACCTCAACGGCTGCCCCAACTCCTGCGCGCGCATCCAGACCGCCGACATCGGCCTCAAGGGCCAGCTGGTCCCCGGGCCGGGCGGCGAGCAGGTCGAGGGCTTCCAGGTCCACCTGGGCGGCGGGCTCGGCCTCGACGCCGGCTTCGGCCGCAAGCTGCGCGGCCACAAGGTGACCGCCGACGAGCTGCCCGACTACGTCGAGCGCGTCGCCCGGGCCTTCGTGGCCGACCGGGCCGACGGCGAGCGCTTCGCCCAGTGGGTGGCGCGCGCCGACGAGGCGGTGCTGGTGTGA
- a CDS encoding YihY/virulence factor BrkB family protein, with protein MTRRGGTRAAAVALPRGRRRSQVWSVVVQTVGACLRYRVTGLAAEAAFFAILSLPPLIFGLAGAVGYVARRFDVRTIAGFQEQVLALSSRVLTEEAVADVIAPTLDDVLSGGRFEVISVGFVLALWSGSRALNVFVDTITIMYGLAGHRGIVRTRALSFSLYVVFLLVGTLLVPLVLAGPGVVDRLLPASLEVLGDLYWPVVLLGSVCFLTSLYHLSVPVRSRWRADLPGAVLTLSFWIGGSVLLRLALSASTGSTSIYGPLAAPIAVLVWLYLISIAVLIGAAFNAAVDKVWPRLSGLHPDDAGAASAEDPAVDEAPSRASRTAPEDVWGEDDEPADEPVTPTRVEASGGPARRRFFRPRRRPRLASQHADTILKK; from the coding sequence GTGACCAGGCGCGGCGGGACCCGCGCCGCCGCGGTCGCCCTCCCGCGCGGACGCCGCCGGTCGCAGGTCTGGTCGGTCGTGGTCCAGACCGTCGGCGCCTGCCTGCGGTACCGCGTCACCGGCCTCGCGGCCGAGGCGGCCTTCTTCGCGATCCTGTCGCTGCCGCCGCTGATCTTCGGCCTCGCCGGCGCGGTCGGGTACGTGGCCCGCCGCTTCGACGTCCGCACCATCGCCGGCTTCCAGGAGCAGGTGCTGGCCCTGTCCTCCCGGGTGCTCACCGAGGAGGCGGTGGCCGACGTCATCGCCCCCACCCTCGACGACGTGCTCTCGGGCGGGCGCTTCGAGGTCATCTCCGTCGGCTTCGTGCTGGCGCTGTGGTCGGGCTCGCGGGCGCTCAACGTCTTCGTCGACACGATCACGATCATGTACGGACTGGCCGGGCACCGGGGCATCGTCCGCACCCGGGCGCTGTCCTTCTCGCTCTACGTGGTGTTCCTGCTGGTCGGCACGCTGCTGGTCCCCCTGGTCCTCGCCGGTCCCGGGGTGGTCGACCGGCTGCTGCCCGCGAGCCTGGAGGTGCTCGGCGACCTCTACTGGCCGGTGGTGCTGCTGGGCTCGGTGTGCTTCCTGACCTCGCTCTACCACCTGTCGGTGCCGGTGCGCAGCCGCTGGCGGGCCGACCTCCCGGGCGCGGTGCTGACGCTGTCGTTCTGGATCGGCGGCAGCGTCCTGCTCCGCCTCGCGCTCAGCGCCAGCACCGGGTCCACGTCGATCTACGGACCGCTCGCGGCCCCCATCGCGGTGCTCGTCTGGCTCTACCTGATCTCCATCGCCGTGCTGATCGGCGCCGCCTTCAACGCCGCCGTCGACAAGGTCTGGCCGCGGCTCTCGGGCCTGCACCCGGACGACGCCGGAGCGGCGTCGGCGGAGGACCCGGCCGTCGACGAGGCCCCCTCCCGCGCTTCGCGGACGGCTCCGGAGGACGTCTGGGGCGAGGACGACGAGCCGGCCGACGAGCCCGTCACGCCGACCCGGGTGGAGGCCTCCGGCGGTCCCGCGCGACGCCGCTTCTTCCGCCCGCGCCGTCGTCCCCGCTTGGCGTCCCAGCATGCGGACACGATTCTCAAGAAGTGA